The DNA region TCGTCGGCGTCGGCCGCCAGCTCGGCGGCCTCGGGCCCGAACGAGTCGGCGTGCTGGACGAGCAACAGGAGCAGCGTCTCCGGCCGCCGGAGCGCGTAGCCGTCCTCGCGGGAGAGCAGGCCCGCCTCCTCCAGCTGGCTGGCGTACTTGCTGACGGTGGGCGCGGAGACGCCCAGTTCCTCGGCGAGCGCGGTGCCCGACGCCGCCGGGTCGCGCAGGAGCGCGACGACCATCCCGCGGGGGGTCTCCCGGCGGAGGTAGCCCAGCGCTACCTGCTCGAACTCCGAGAAGCGGTCGGCGGGGAAGTACCGCCGGTACTCGCCGTCCTCGCGGCTCTCGACGACGCCCTCCCGTTCGAGCCGCCGGAGGTGGTGCTGGGTCTCCCCCGTGCCCAGCTGCAGGTCGTCGCGGATCTTCGAGAAGTGCGCGCCGGGCGTCGCGGCGACGTACCCGAGCAGGGCGTCGGGCGCGTCGCTGTCGCTGTCCTTCGCGAAGCCGACGAACGGGCTGGACGCCCCCAGCGCGGCGAACCGACGGAGCGTCGCCCGCTTGCTCTCGTCGACATCCCCCTCTCGCGCCATTACGAGCCCTTTGGCAGTGGGGTGGTAAAACGGCTTCGGCTGGTCGAACGGTCGCGGAAAACGGGGTCGGCGGGCGGG from Halosimplex halophilum includes:
- a CDS encoding winged helix-turn-helix transcriptional regulator, producing MAREGDVDESKRATLRRFAALGASSPFVGFAKDSDSDAPDALLGYVAATPGAHFSKIRDDLQLGTGETQHHLRRLEREGVVESREDGEYRRYFPADRFSEFEQVALGYLRRETPRGMVVALLRDPAASGTALAEELGVSAPTVSKYASQLEEAGLLSREDGYALRRPETLLLLLVQHADSFGPEAAELAADADDIVTYDP